ACTTCACTTCATACATAACACCTGAGTGAAGCTCACGAgtgtgtttaatgtgtatttaatgtgtatttgtgtgattGCTAACGTGCAAACTGAAGTCTCTCAGAAACAGAAGTCTGACTGgttcaaacacacaaaatgaccTCATTCAGACTCCTCGTCTGTTAAACTGTCCTGATCAGCTGTTATCTTCCTAACTGTCACACTGttatcacaacacacacactgtagggGAGttacccaacacacacactgtagggGAGttacccaacacacacactgtaggggagttatcaaacacacacactgtaggggagttatcaaacacacacactgtaggggtgtgtgtgtgtgtgtgtgtgtgtgtgtgtgtgtgtgtgtgtgtgtgtgtgtgtttgtgaccttTCTTTTATTTGAAATCCAAATTTCATATGGAAATTTCCCCCGGCTCGTTACAGGAGCAGGATGACTGTCTGCCTGTCGGAGGAAGACTCCAACTTTTCAGTCCAGGGAACAGACAGTGAATCTATAATAAtctataataatgtaataatgtataaTACAAACATGTTACAGAAGGGTTACAGGATCAAAACTATAGTCAGATTTATGGCCCATCTTTAGTCCCAGAACCAGTTATTACTTCATCTGCTCAGAGACGTTAATAACTCTAACCCAACTTCATATTTTTAACCTAACTAAACAGTTCCCCCGAGGGATTAATAAAGGTTGTGATTGAGATCAGTTTGAGTGGTTCCACTTTATCTAAACTGGGCTGTACAGGTGAGACTGCAGACTCAGCCCAAAGCCTCCTGCTCTCAGCTGGTGCTCTACACAGGAACGTACGACTGCTTCCGGAAAACCCTTTCTAAAgaggtgaacacacacacacacacacacacacacacacacacacacacacacacacacacacaaatagagacacacacaaacacacacacacacacacacacaaatagagacacacacaaacacacacacacacacacacacacacacaccacgcacacacacccacacacacacacacacacacacacacacaaatagagacacacacaaacacacacacacacacacacacacacacaccacgcacacacacacacacacacacacacacacacacaaatagagacacacacaaacacacacacacacacacacacaaatagagacacacacaaacacacacacacacacacacacacacacaccacgcacacacacccacacacacacacacacacacacaaacacacacacacacacacaaacagagacacacacacacaaacacacatacacacacacttcttattGTTTGTTCTATCACAACGGTGTGTCCACGTTAAGAAGCAAAGTCAAACTATTTCCTGTCAGGCGTCGGGTTGGTGACTAACGAGATCCCGTTCCACAGAAACAAGAAACACGCTGCTCTTCCATGGGTCTCTAGTTTGTCTTATTTAAAGCTAACATACTTCTCCGTTCTGAGTTCATGTTTAATGCCCTCATTAGaagtctccgtgtgtgtgtgtgtgtgtgtgtgtgtgtgtgtgtgtcagggtgtCCTCGGTCTCTATAAAGGAATGGGTGCTCCCCTGGCGGGCGTGGCTCCGATGATGGCCATCAGTTTCTTTGGGTTCGGTCTGGGAAAACAGCTGCAGGCAGAAGATGACAAACCTCTAACgtaagtaacacacacacacacacacacacccctaaccctaacatacacacacacacacacacacactttctctctctctcagtgtttGTTGAAGCTCTATATTTAACTCTGTTGTCCTCTGCTTTCATTCGCTCTGTGGAGCTACTCCCCTCTCTGCTCATGTTACTCCTCTCGGTCTCTCACttcctgttattttctgtgtCTATAAATCTTTGTAGAAATGTCTGACGTGCTGCAGAGCTGCTGATGTTGCTCTGAACAACATTCACTCTaaagttcagaccaaagattcaggcagagatgctcacaagtctcTGTGTTTGAGTCTCAGTCTCAGGTCTCTGTGTTTGAGTCTCAGTCTCAGGTCTCTGTGTTTGAGTCTCAGTCTCAGGTCTCTGTGTTTGACTCTCAGTCTCAGGTCTCTGTGTTTGAGTCTCAGTCTCAGCTCTCTGGTGGATATAATGAGTGCTGTATCACCTGCTGCGTTCCATCTAGGCTGCTCAGAACAATGCATATCTATCTATAAGgaaatatatagatagatatattaaAGCATATACTCTGTTATTATGACTGAATCTATTATCATACAGTATCGgctgtgattgtttttttggtATATAATAAGTGTAAACAGGCTATTGCaatatgtcaaaaaacaccAGGGATGCTTTACTTCCAAGTTAATAATGTGTTTAGCCTTGAAACATGAACATACAGTAAAGACCAAATATTGATGTACTCAGGGTATCAGGGTATTTTTCCTTATAGAGCACAATGTAATGTGCACTGCTTCTACAACTAATGACATCCTATAACTGATCAACACATCCCCCAGACTCTCCATCCCAGTGTAACGTTAACTTAATGAAACTGGAACGTTACACGATCAACAAGAAACCTATAACCGGTTTACAGCCAACGTTAATAATTAACGTGGTGGCAGCCAGAGTGACGTATATGGTTACGTAACGTTAAATCCCCCGGAAAGTtcggcaaacaaacaaaccaatgCTCATTAATCTTTTCATAACATCTAGCGAGCGACAGTCGGAGTTAACCTCCGTAGGTCGTAGCTAAAGCCAATGCTAAGCTAAACATGTTAGCTAAcctatcagaataggttttcaGGTGCCTGATAGAATCAGAGGTGGTTGAGTCAGAACCCTTTATGTTGATACCACATATTTAGCATTCAGCGACTCTTTAGTTTGGGCCTTGTCTGTAAGCTTTACTTTGACTGTGTCTGTTGGTGTACTTAATAAGCAGTAAAACAGTAAAAGAACTGCGGGCAATCATGTTTAAAGAGGTACAGATGAAATGCGTAAGGTTAAGATTTGCGTACAGTTGCTGGTGTGAGGTGGCAATACTTCACTATGCACTGTAAGGTAGGGCCCCAAAATTATTCTGCTTAGGGCCCCCATATGTACAGGCCCTGCCACTGACTCTTCATGTTATTATTCTCTATGGAAGTTAATAtgtatgttttatatatatatatatatatatatatatatatatatatatatatatatatatatatatatatatatatatattctacatATAAGTGATTCTTCGGTTTTCTCCTCAGGAATTCTCAGATCTTCCTCTCCGGCTGTCTGGCCGGCGTCTTCACCACTGTCATCGTCGCTCCGGGAGAGAGGATCAAATGTTTACTGCAGGTAACGTGTTCATTTATAGATTCATCTGATCATTATTCGTCCTTTATTAatcgattgattgattggtttgtaaaaaaaatgagaATGGCGTCAGAGCCCAAAGTTAAACCTTCATAATCTTTGTTTGGTGAAAACCTCAACATTGttaaacatttattaaaaataagatCAATAAAGCTGCAAGTGTTCACATCTGAGACGCTGGAACCTTCACAAGTTTTGATGAGAAGTGACAAACTGTTATCAGAATCGTTGCTATCGACGTGTATACTGCGTAGTTTCATTCatgttgtatattttatttagaCAGAAGCTCCATCTGTACACTAACTGAAGCGTCTAATAACTGCTGTATGGTAAAAAATAAGATATTGCACTCTGAACAGCagcagagtagaagtataaagtgacAGGAAAACAGGACAGTACTGCAGTAGTAAAGGTACTTTCACTagagacagaaaagagaaaTACTCAGACGATGCGTCTCTCTCTACCCCGTTCAGATATCTGCAGAGGCTTCCTGTAACTTCAGGTTTAAATGTGTCACATCAGGAACTCAAGCTTCTTGCTTTGTCCACTCTCTAAAAGGAATACTCTTTTAATGAAAGATAATTAAAGTATTGAAGTGTTGGTGTGTTCCAGGTGCAGGCCAGCGGCGGGCGGTCAAAGTATTCGGGTCCGATCGACTGTGCAGTCCGTCTTTATAAGGAGCAGGGACTCCGCTCCGTCTACAAGGGAACCGTGCTAACTCTAATCAGAGGTATACTACTGTAATCAGAGATATACGACTATACTCAGAGATATACTACTCTACTCAGAgatatactactctactgtaatcagagatatactactgtaatcagagatatactactctactgtaatcagagatatactactctactcagagatatactactctactgtaatcagagatatactactctactgtaatcagagatatactactgtaatcagagatatactactctactgtaatcagagatatactactctactcagagatatactactctactgtaatcagagatatactactgtaatcagagatatactactctactgtaatcagagatatactactctactcagagatatactactctactgtaatcagagatatactactctactcagagatatactactctactgtaatcagagatatactactctactgtaatcagagatatactactctactcagagatatactactctactgtaatcagagatatactactctactgtaatcagagatatactactgtaatcagagatatactactctactgtaatcagagatatactactctactgtaatcagagatatactactctactgtactcagagatatactactctactcagagatatactactctactgtaatcagagatatactactctactcagagatatactactctactgtaatcagagatatactactctactcagagatatactactctactgtaatcagagatatactactctactcagagatatactactctactgtaatCAGAGATATACTACTCTACTAAGAGATATACTACTGTAATCAGAGATATACTACTCTACTCAGAGATATACTACTGTAATCAGAGATATACTACTCTACTCAGAGATATACTACTGTAATCAGAGATGTACTACTCTACTCAGAGATATACTACTCTACTCAGAGATATACTACTCTAATCAGAGACATACCACTCTAATCAGAGATATACTACTCTAATCAGAGATATACTACTCTACTCAGAGATATACTACTCTAATCAGAGATATACTACTCTACTCAGAGATATACTACTCTAATCAGAGATATACTACTCTAATCAGAGATATACTACTCTATACTACTCTAATCAGACATATACTACTCTAATCAGAGATATACTACTCTATACTACTCTAATCAGACATATACTACTCTATACTACTCTAATCAGAGATATACTACTTTAATCAGAGATATACTACTCTATACTACTCTAATCAGAGATATACTACTCTAATCAGAGATATACTACTCTACTCAGAGATATACTACTCTAATCAGAGATATACTACTCTATACTACTCTGATCAGAGATATACTACTCTAATCAGAGATATACTACTCTATACTACTCTAATCAAAGATATACTACTCTATACTACTCTAATCAGAGATATACTACTCTAATCAGAGATATACTACTCTATACTACTCTAATCAGATATATACTACTCTATACTACTCTAATGACAGATATACTACTCTAATCAGAGATATACTACTCTATACTACTCTAATCAGAGATATACTACTCTTATCAGAGATATACTACTCTAATCAGAGATATACTACTCTACTCTAATCAGAGATATACTACTCTAAACTACTCTAATCAGAGATATACTACTCTAATCAGAGATATACTACTCTAAACTACTCTAATCAGAGATATACTACTCTAATCAGAGATATACTACTCTAATCAGAGATATACTACTCTACTCAGAGATATACTACTCTATACTACTCTGATCAGAGATATACTACTCTAATCAGAGATATACTACTCTATACTACTCTACTCAGAGATATACTACTCTATACTACTCTAATCAGAGATATACTACTCTATACTACTCTAATCAGATATATACTACTCTATACTACTCTAATGACAGATATACTACTCTAATCAGAGATATACTACTCTATACTACTCTAATCAGAGATATACTACTCTAATCAGAGATATACTACTCTATACTACTCTAATCAGAGATATACTACTCTTATCAGAGATATACTACTCTAATCAGAGATATACTACTCTACTCTAATCAGAGATATACTACTCTACTCTAATCAGAGATATACTACTCTAAACTACTCTAATCAGAGATATACTACTCTAATCAGAGATATACTACTCTAAACTACTCTAATCAGAGATATACTACTCTAATCAGAGATATACTACTCTAATCAGAGATATACTACTGTAATCAGAGATATACTACTCTACTCAGAGACTCTAATCAGAGATATACTATAATACTCAGTTAACTGATATATGTAACCATATGTGACCAGTAATCTCCGACAGTACTCTAGTAACTGATATatgtaactatatatatatatatatatataaaactctTGTTTCTGTATCTTAGACGTTCCTTCTAACGGTCTCTACTTCCTGACGTATGAATACCTCAAAAACTTCCTGACTCCTGAGGGTCAGAGGTGAGTAACCATGGTAACCGTGGAGAAGCTTACCGTTCCTGTGGGCCACTGGTTGtaatgtttgtctctgtgtgtctctgtgtgtctctctgtgtgtgtgtgtgtgtgtgtgtgtgtgtgtctctgtgtgtctccgtgtgtctctgtgtgtctccgtgtgtctccgtgtgtctctgtgtgtctctgtgtgtctccgtgtgtctccgtgtgtctctgtgtgtctctgtgtgtctccgtgtgtctctgtgtgtctccgtgtgtctccgtgtgtctccgtgtgtctctgtgtgtctctgtgtgtctctgtttgtctccgtgtgtatctgtgtgtctccgtgtgtctctgtgtgtctctgtgtgtcagcgtcTCTCAGCTCAGCACTCCCAGAATCCTCCTGGCTGGAGGCGTCGCAGGGATATTAAACTGGACCATCGCTCTGCCTCCAGACGTCCTAAAATCTAACTTCcagacaggtaacacacacacacacacacacacacacacacacacatacacacacacacacacacagacacacacacacacacacacacacacacacacacacagacacacacacatacacacacacacacacacacacacacacacagacacacacacacacacatacacacacacacacacacacacacacacacacacacagacacacacacacacacacacacacacacacacacacatacacacacacacacacacacacacacacacacacacacatacacatacacacacacacacacagacacacacacacacacacacacacacacacagtacagcagTAAGATCCTacaaagtataaatataaatatatatatatatatatatatatatatatatatatatatatatatatatatatatatcctgtgagttttgtgtctggagttttgaaaaatgacttcaaggttctgaaattagtagcaaagtgatcgtaaaaaactgtaacatgTCTGACTGTAGAagcagtaaaacacacacacgcacacacacacacgcacacacatacacacacacacatacacacacacacacacacacacacacagacacacacacacatacacacacacacatacacacacacacacacacacacacacagacacacacacacacaaacacagtaaaacacacacacacacacgcacacgcacacacacacacacacacacacacacacacacacacacagtaaaacacacgcacacacacacacacgcacagtaaaacacacacacacacacacacacacacacagtaaaacacacacgcacgcacacacacacacacacacacacacacacacagtaaaacacacgcacacacacacacacacacagtaaagcacacgcacacacacacacacacacacacacacacagtaaaacacacacacacacagtaaaacacacgcacacacacacacacacacacacacacacagtaaaacacacacacacagtacagcagtaaaacatatacacacacacacacacacacacacacacagacacacacacacagtaaaacacacacacacacacacacacacacacacacacagtacagcagtaaaactcacacacacgcacacgcacacacacacacacacacacacacacacacacacacacacacacacacacacacacacaaacacacagacacacagtacagcagtaacacacacacacacacagtaaaacacacacacacacacacacacacacacacagtaaaacacacacacacaaacagagacacacagtatagcagtaacacacacacacacacacacacagacacacacacacacacacacacacacacacagtaaaacacacacacacacagacacacacacacacacacacacacagtaaaacacacacacacacacacacacacacacagacacacagtacaGCAGTAAAAcgctcactgtgtgtgtgtgtgtgtgtgtgtgtgtgtgtgtgtgtgtgtgtgtgtctgtgtgtctgtgtgtctgtgtgtgtgtgtgtgtgtgtgtgtgtgtctgtgtgtctgtgtgtgtgtgtgtgtgtgtgtgtgtgtgtgtgtgtgtctgtgtgtgtgtctgtgtgtgtgtgtgtgtgtgtgtgtctgtgtgtgtgtgtgtgtctgtctgtgtgtgtgtgtgtgtgtgtgtgtgtgtgtgtctgtctgtgtgtgtgtctgtgtgtgtgtgtgtgtgtgtgtgtgtgtgtgtgtgtgtgtgtgtgtgtgtgtctgtgtgtgtgtgtgtgtgtgtgtgtgtgtgtgtctgtgtgtgtgtgtgtgtgtgtgtgtgtctgtgtgtctgtgtgtgtgtgtgtgtgtgtgtgtgtgtgtgtgtgtctgtgtgtctgtgtgtgtgtgtgtgtgtgtgtgtgtgtgtgtgtgtgtgtgtgtgtgtagctggagATATGAAGTATGGAGGTCTGCT
The genomic region above belongs to Sander lucioperca isolate FBNREF2018 chromosome 12, SLUC_FBN_1.2, whole genome shotgun sequence and contains:
- the si:dkey-150i13.2 gene encoding mitochondrial carnitine/acylcarnitine carrier protein, encoding MGTEERVSPLKNFVSGGVAGACLLLAGHPLDTIKVRLQTQPKASCSQLVLYTGTYDCFRKTLSKEGVLGLYKGMGAPLAGVAPMMAISFFGFGLGKQLQAEDDKPLTNSQIFLSGCLAGVFTTVIVAPGERIKCLLQVQASGGRSKYSGPIDCAVRLYKEQGLRSVYKGTVLTLIRDVPSNGLYFLTYEYLKNFLTPEGQSVSQLSTPRILLAGGVAGILNWTIALPPDVLKSNFQTAGDMKYGGLLDVLRTLLREEGPQALFKGFNAVFLRAFPANAACFLGFEVALKGLNMLAPGW